Genomic window (Candidatus Desulfarcum epimagneticum):
GTGGGGGCATGCCGTGACGATTTTTTTCACGTTGTAGCGGCTCAATGTCTCGATGTTTTCCAGCGCCATCATTTGAAACAGCATTTCATTTCCGGCCCGCCGGGCGAAGTCCCCTGCGCATTTTTCCTCGGCCCCCAAAATGGCGAAGGAGACCCCGGCTTTTTTGAGAACCCGGGCCAGGGCCGCCGAAATTTTTTTGCTTCGGTCGTCAAAGGACCCGGCGCAACCCACCCAGAACAGATACTCCACATCGGAATTTTCGGCCATGGTGGGAATGTCCAGCCCCTCGGCCCAGTCGGCGCGCTTGTCATAGCCGATGCCCCAGGGATTGCCGTTTCGCTCCAGCCCCTTCAAAGCCGCGTTCAGCTCGCTGGGATAGGCTTCCGCCATGAGTGTCTGTCCCTGCCGCATGGCGATGATACGGGGGACCTGCTCAATGGCCGCGGGGCACACCTCCTCGCAGGCCCGGCAGGTCACGCAGGCCCACAGGGTGTCCGGGGAAATCACGTCCCCGACCAGGCTTTTTTCGCTGTTCAGCCCGGCCAGGCGGGCTTTGATTTCCTCGGCCTTTTCAGGATCGCTTTGGGAGTCAAGGAGCCCGGAGAGCTTTGAGCGCTCGATGATCGGGTCCGCCCGCCTGAAAAGCTCATGTTTCAACTGATCGTTGAAGTCGTGGAGATTCAGGGGCTTTTCCGTGACATGGGCCGGGCAGACCTCCTTGCACCGGCCGCACTCGGCGCAGGTGTAAAGGTCCAGACCCTGCTTCCAGGAAAGCTGATGAATGTGGTTGAGGCCCAAAGTTTCGTTTTCCCAGGCGTCCTCGTCCTCCAGGTCCAGGAGCTGGGGCTTTTCATGGGGATATCCCAGGCTTTTGAAAAACACGTTGGGCAAAGCCGTGATGACATGAAAATGTTTGCCGTAGGGCAGGAAATTAAGAAAAAGAAGCTGGACGGCGATGTGGGACCAGAACATGGAGACCATCAGCGCCTCCAGGGCGCCGGGGGGAAGTTTGGAAACAAGCGCCGCGGCGGCCGCCGAGACCGGGGTCCAGGCGAATTCGGCGCCGTATGCCGGGTGGCTGAAAAAGTGAAGGTCCCCGGGATTCTGGTGAAGCGTGATCAGGTTCTGGCGGGCGCCGTCGTACAAAAGATCCGAGACCATCAAAACCGCGATCATGACCAGGACAAGATAGGCCTCCCAGGTGTTGTGGAGCCGCTCGGGCTTTAAGACCGCGCGGCGGAAAAGGGCCAGGAAAACCATCAGGAGAACGGCGGCCTCCATGATGTCTTTTAAAGCGAGATACACATACCCCGCCAGGGAGTCATGGCCCAGAAGCGGAAGCTCAAAGCCCTTGACGAACCCCTCCCCGTATAAATTCACGCTTCGGATCAAAAGGATACAAAATCCCCAGAAGATCAGGGCGTGCATGACGCCCGCCATGCGCTCCTTTTTCCGGCCCGCCAGGCGTTTCTGGCCGATGGCCATGACCAGGACGTTTTTAAGCCGCCGGCCGATTTGGCCGGTCCGCTCAGCGGGCCCCAGGGCCTTGAGCAGCAGCGTTTTTCGAAACATGGACCAGGCGAAAACGCCCAGTCCGGCCGCCAGAAGAAGAGACATGAGAAGGGGATTCATGGGTCCGTCCCTTAACTTAATTTCTGTGTTTTTTGATTTCTTCCCTCAAAATCGGGACCACCTCGAAAAGGTCGCCGACAATGCCGTAGTCCGCCACGTTGAAAATGGGCGCCTCGGGGTCTTTGTTCACGGCCAGGATCACCTTGGAGCCGTTCATGCCCGCCAGATGCTGGATGGCCCCGGAGATGCCCACGGCCACGTACAGGGTGGGCGCCACGATTTTGCCGGTCTGGCCCACCTGTTTGTTGTGGCCC
Coding sequences:
- a CDS encoding conserved membrane hypothetical protein (Evidence 4 : Unknown function but conserved in other organisms), which produces MNPLLMSLLLAAGLGVFAWSMFRKTLLLKALGPAERTGQIGRRLKNVLVMAIGQKRLAGRKKERMAGVMHALIFWGFCILLIRSVNLYGEGFVKGFELPLLGHDSLAGYVYLALKDIMEAAVLLMVFLALFRRAVLKPERLHNTWEAYLVLVMIAVLMVSDLLYDGARQNLITLHQNPGDLHFFSHPAYGAEFAWTPVSAAAAALVSKLPPGALEALMVSMFWSHIAVQLLFLNFLPYGKHFHVITALPNVFFKSLGYPHEKPQLLDLEDEDAWENETLGLNHIHQLSWKQGLDLYTCAECGRCKEVCPAHVTEKPLNLHDFNDQLKHELFRRADPIIERSKLSGLLDSQSDPEKAEEIKARLAGLNSEKSLVGDVISPDTLWACVTCRACEEVCPAAIEQVPRIIAMRQGQTLMAEAYPSELNAALKGLERNGNPWGIGYDKRADWAEGLDIPTMAENSDVEYLFWVGCAGSFDDRSKKISAALARVLKKAGVSFAILGAEEKCAGDFARRAGNEMLFQMMALENIETLSRYNVKKIVTACPHCLNALKHDYPQLGGRYEVVHHSSLIHDLAKTGRISLERSLEGSWTYHDPCYLGRYQSVYEPPRSLVRDMAQDGLLELPRHGKESFCCGAGGARMWMEESIGKRINLARAEEIAASGADHAAAACPFCMTMLEDGMKEMGKEDDIQIRDIAEIVAEKMV